A stretch of DNA from Paenibacillus albus:
CTGCATATTGCCGTATTCAAGGTACGCAGTCTCGAAAGTCCGCTCGCGGCGTACGCCCTGATACACATTCGCCGTCCGCGCCGTGCCGGTCCAGATCTGCGCGATGAAGCCGTCGCAAGAAGGCATCGATACGAGCAGAGCCTCCGGGCTAATAATCCGCCACTGCGTATAGTTAATTAGGCTGTGCGTCGGCACATAGAACCGAACGGTGCGGCCGTACGTCACGAGCGCATATTCCTTCATCTGGCTGCACAGCCGGTCAAGTGCCCGATAGTACATCTGCGCTTTCAGCTTCGATGCGCGATATTGCGCGTCAGGAGAGGAATGCGGTGCGATCCACTCTTCGCCGTAGAAGTTCAGCCATTCGCGTTTGAAAGCATCCGAGTAGCCTGCTGCTGCCCAGAATTCCGGCTCTTCCATATGAATCGCTTCAACGCCGGCGTCAATCGCCTTCTTGATGAACGTCGCCAAATATTCGGCAAAAGAAATCGTCGGCACCATATAAGGCACGTCCTTGCCATGGAGCAGATGGTTACCCGCACGGTCCTTCTGCGCTTCATCCCAATGGTCGCGGCCGTCGAACCGCCCGAACAGATAATCCTGATATTCGCCCCATGACACGCCTGTCATGAGATGGATCGTATAGCCAGCCTTCTTCCAGCCTTCGATGCGGCTCGGCAAATCCTTGGAAATTCCGTACACCATGACAAAATCAGTCCGCAAATCATACTTCGGCCCATATGGACGCGACTCCTGAAAACCGGTCCATTCGTTCCTCGCCTTCTTCAATTGCCTCATTCCTCCCTGGATCATCGTCTTTGCAGCTTCATTTTCGCACATCTTGTTAGTATATATTTAATATATATTAATTTCGGTAAAAATAATAGACATCTCACCAAATCTTCCACGATACTATTGTACTACCTTAGGAATTCAGCTGTATTTTCGTGATAACCTTTGTCGAATCTATTGAATATTTTATATAGATTATATTAAATATGTACTGTAGATCAAAGCTCAGCCGACTAAGGAGGTGGACGAACGAGGCATGAGCGATGGAGCTGCAAAATTCCGCTAAGATGAGGTGTGCAACTTGATCCGAAGAATCGCATCAATTAGTCTGGCATTGCTATGTACCGTATCCTTATCGCTCGGCGCATCTGCCGCGGCAGGTAATCCTGAGCAGGAGCAGACGGCAAGCGCGAAACCGTCCGCTTCCAGCATCTCGTGGCCGAAGCAGCAGGAACTGCCTACCTTCGCCAAGGTGAAGCAGCTGGAAGTCGCCGATGTGTACGATGCGCCTGGAGATATTAAATTACTGCTTGCTACGCTGCAGGGGATTGTGAACCGCACGGAGCCTCGAATTTATTTGATCGAAAATAAAGAAGAAGGCAAGTTTACTTGGCTGAACGACCTCGACGTTCCTTACAAGGTGCGCGACAATTACTGGGACATCGTCAAGAAATTCGCCAAAGAAGCTAAAGGCATTATCGTCTATGATCCGAATGTAGCCGATTCCGTCAACGTCGCTACAACAATGGCGGGGCTGAAAGGCGCCGTCGTGGCAAGTCCTGAGCTGGCTGAGAAATTAAAGGCCGCTCCGTACAACTTGAAGGTGCTGGATGATCTTCAAGGCAAGTTCAAGGATCGCCTGGACGCCTACACGTGGGCGTACGAGAATCTGTGGAGCCAGACGTCCCACCGGATGCTGGTTGGTCTCAGCCCAGACACTTCCGTTAGACTGCCTGCTACGCTTCCGCCGTCGTTCAAGACGATTGCGCAAGACACGACGCAAGAGCGCGACGCGAAGAATCGCAAGGTGTACGATCTTGATCTGACGAGCTTCTTAGGCAACTCGGATGTGTACCTGCGCTTCGACGACGCCTTTACGCAAGACGGCTGGGGAACGGCTGTACATGAAGTGACGGTTCAGGCTGACGGCCAAACGATCGCGCACTTCATTCCGGGTACGGCGGACGAAGCGCCTTTCCTCTACGATCCGCAGAGCTCGCAGCTCTCTTCCGGCAGCGGCGGTCATCGCTTCGCGGACAATGGACGCTATTTTGTATACAAGTTCACGCCTCCTGCAGGCACGAAGCAGCTCACCGCTTCGGTTGATATGTGGAACCAGTACAAAGTAACCGCTGGCAGCGAACAACCGGCTTCCTCGCAGCAGCGCGAGCCGTATGGCTACCTCCGCGATTATGCGGTCGCGAACAAAGCGATGGTCGTCTGGCTGGATTCGAACGTACCCGAGCAAAAGGCGCTGTTCGAGCGTTACTTGTCTGACGTAGAGCCAGGCTCGCCTTACCTCGGCTGGTTCAGCAACGATGTAGATGGCGAATTCAGCGGCACCGAAGTGACATCGAATCATAGCGTCTATGTGCTTGCGGCGGACTGGTTCAGCAACATGACCGTTTTCTCCGGCGCTAAAGCCGTAGCGAACAATGCGAAGCCGGCAGCAGCGCCGAAGCTCGCGAACAAAATCTATGTCACCTACACGTTCAGTGAAGGCGATAACCTGCAGTACAACCAGCACCGGATGCGCATTCTGTGGGATGATCCGAACCGCGGCAAGGTGCCGATCAACTGGACATCGAGCCCGCTTCTCGTTGATGCCGCGCCTGTGATGCTGGACTACTTCAAGCGCACAGCAACCGCGAACGATCAAATTATTGCGGGTCCATCCGGAGCAGGCTATTTCTACCCGGATGCATGGCCGGAGAGCACGTTCTCCGCGTTCATGAAGCAGTCGTATGCGTATTTGAAGAAGACCGGCATGACGATTCCTTACGTCCTGAACCGCGTGGATGGCCAGAACGTGCCGCTTAGCGAATCGAAAGCCAATTCCTACTTGAACGACCTGCATGTACAAGGGCTGTTCCAAAGCTGGGAAGGCAACTACGGCGTTACGATCCAGCAGGGTAAACTGCCGGTTTCGACGATCCAAGGCATCAGCACCGCGCAGGATGGCAAGAACATCCTGGCAGACGCCAAAGCAAAGTGGGACGGTAAGTCGCCGCTCTTCGTTTCCCTCGGCCTGCTCGCTTGGAGCATGACTCCTTCGGATGTCGTGGAGATGAGTAAAGAGCTTGGCTCCGATTACCAAGTCGTACGCGCTGACCAGTACTTCTCGCTTATTCGCGAGGCGAACGGTCTGTCGCACTAAGACTAAGCACTAAGCTAACGCTTTAGCTCAAACAGCAAAGAGGCTGGGAACCGTCATTTGAGATGACGGCCTCCCAGCCTCTTTTAATTTAAACGTATGCTACTGGCGAAGCTGCGGCAGCGGCGCGAACACCATCGCGACTGGCAGATAAGCTCCGGAAGCAACGGTGAACACGATATCAACCGCTTCTTCTTTATCGCCGGTCCGATACAGAACCGTTGCCTGCGTATTATTCCTCAGCGTCGATACCGTTACGAGCTGACCATTAACCAAAAATGCGCCCGTATACAATCCGCCGCGCGGATTGAGCGAGATTAGCGTATGAGGTGCGACGTGCGACATGTGCATGCGGTACAACACCCCATAATTGCCTTCGTTATACTCGAGATTCCCCGATGTCTCGTCAATTCCGTCCAGGAACGGGTCAATGACTTTATCTCCGACCTTAACCACTTCCGGCTCCGTGCCGAGTGTGTTTGTGATTTCAATGTAACGGTCTGCATTGTAGAATGTGCCTCTAACATGACCGTCTCGCGGCATAACTGTCATATTGGGCAGCTCCGCAACTGGATCCTTGCCCACTGCCGTGACGACAACGCTGTAATGCAGCTCCTGGTCAGAGAAAATATCCGCGTATGAGCTGAAGGATTCGTTCGGTTTGAGCGGCACCTTGGCAATCTCGGGAAGAATCTCCACCGTTTGACCTGGTGCAATCGACGTCCAAACCGGCGTAGGATTGCTCGCAAGCGAGCTCAGGTAACGAGATGTGGACAGCTTGCCGGCAAGCTCAGGAGAAGCTGTCGGTCCGCCCATGCCGATTGCGGATTTATTCACTCGAACAGTTGAATTGCCCATATTCGTTGCGACCAGATGCATCGTAACGGAATAACCGATTTTGTTGACATTATGGAACATAAACCGTACTTTGCCCGTCATCTGAGCTTGATAAGCGATGCCATCCTGCACAAGTGTTTCCGGGCTGTTACTCCGTACCATCTGAGCAGGCTCCGACTGGATGGTGTACTTATTTGTTACATATTTCAATACATCTGAACCATTGATTGTATATATATCGCCCGGCGCCGTGAATAGCCGTCCGTATTCATCCTGCGTATAAAGCACTTCATTCGTTACGGTAATGAACTTCGTAACCTGCGACTTGAGGCCGTTCTTATCTTCGACTTCCAACGTAACGGGCTTGTCTCCAGGCTCGAAAAATACTTTGTCGTTGCCAGAGAACGTACTGCGGACAATTGCATTTTCGTCATCGGTGCTGATATCGGTGTACGTAATATTTTCGCCAATCCGGTATTGCGTCTTATCGGTTGTGAAGTCTGCAACCGGCGGCAAGTTCGGCGCCTTGACCGTTACGGTCACGCTGTACGGATCACTCCACACGCCGTTGCTGTCCTCAACCTGTCTTGTGACGATGTAAGTGCCTGCCGAAGGGAAGATGTCCATCCGGTTCTCCCAGCGCTCGTCTACGAACGGCTGTCCCGTTGCATTCGTTCCATGATCGATATAAGTAACCGTCGTTTGTCCGGCATAGATTTCAGCTGGCTGTACTTCGAACGCTGCCGTTGGCTTCGGCGGGATAACGATGGAAGACCATTTCAGCGTAATTTGCTTGCCAACAACCGCGATTGTGCTATCCGACATCTCGCCCCAAGAGCGGAGCGGGACCATTAAGTATCCCTTCGATACGAAGGTTGGACCTGCAAGCTTCGTCTGAACACCGTCTCTTGTCGCCATGTCGCTGCCGATCTTGAACACTAGCGTATGCTGGGTGCCTGTCGCGATGGACTCCTTCGTCTTCGCATTGTACGAGATTTTGTAGCCATAGCGTGCCGCGATTGAGCTAAACGGGAGGAAGGTTCTGCCGTTCAAGCTAGTGACAGGCTGAGCCGATTGATACACGCTGCCGTTATGAAGCATGTTTGTGCTTGCGATCGTCAAATCCAATCTGTCCGTCTGCACAGGTACATTGGTACACGGAACTGGCGTTGTGCCTGTACCCGGAGTTGTTGTGCTTGGATCCGGCGTAATGCTTGGATCTGTCGTTGTCGTTGCATTCGGATCTGTTGTTGCTCCGTTTGGATCAATTGTTGTTCCTGGGTCTGTACTCGTACACGGGATTAGTGTCGTACCTGAGCTCGTAGTTGTGCCCGTATTTGTGGCGGACGTCGTGCCCCCGCTAACTGTGCCCGCTGCATAAGCATCCCCCGATACTGTGGTAGCTATTGGCAGTACTAAGAATGATAAGATCAATAACCATTTCAATGATTTCATGCTCCGTCTCCTCTACTCGCTTAACTTCATTCGAATGCCCTTTTGCACACGTATCTGTATATTTACAACCATTACTGAACATTTGACGCAGCACATACGGGATTAGTTGCAAAAAACTGGGAAGTGACATATTTTAGACACATTTTCGTGTTTCACCGTTGACAATGTTTGGGGGCTAATGATACAGTGGCACATATATTCGATGAACGGAAAGGAGGGTTACGCCATGATGAACCGACGGACAGCACATAGAATTGATGATACTCGCAACGCAAACTTCACAATGGACGTAACCCTCGCGCAAACGGGCGTTATCTAAGCGAAGCATTCTCGCTCGGTAACGGAAGTAGGTGCATGGTTGCGGCAACGTAATCGTGCGCCTTTTTAAATTGTATCCGGCTTAAACTGGTGCAGCTCTCACGCTGACACGCAGTCTGGATGCAGGATGAGGCGTATCGCTTACGGCGGTAGGCCTCTTTTT
This window harbors:
- a CDS encoding GxGYxYP domain-containing protein, which translates into the protein MIRRIASISLALLCTVSLSLGASAAAGNPEQEQTASAKPSASSISWPKQQELPTFAKVKQLEVADVYDAPGDIKLLLATLQGIVNRTEPRIYLIENKEEGKFTWLNDLDVPYKVRDNYWDIVKKFAKEAKGIIVYDPNVADSVNVATTMAGLKGAVVASPELAEKLKAAPYNLKVLDDLQGKFKDRLDAYTWAYENLWSQTSHRMLVGLSPDTSVRLPATLPPSFKTIAQDTTQERDAKNRKVYDLDLTSFLGNSDVYLRFDDAFTQDGWGTAVHEVTVQADGQTIAHFIPGTADEAPFLYDPQSSQLSSGSGGHRFADNGRYFVYKFTPPAGTKQLTASVDMWNQYKVTAGSEQPASSQQREPYGYLRDYAVANKAMVVWLDSNVPEQKALFERYLSDVEPGSPYLGWFSNDVDGEFSGTEVTSNHSVYVLAADWFSNMTVFSGAKAVANNAKPAAAPKLANKIYVTYTFSEGDNLQYNQHRMRILWDDPNRGKVPINWTSSPLLVDAAPVMLDYFKRTATANDQIIAGPSGAGYFYPDAWPESTFSAFMKQSYAYLKKTGMTIPYVLNRVDGQNVPLSESKANSYLNDLHVQGLFQSWEGNYGVTIQQGKLPVSTIQGISTAQDGKNILADAKAKWDGKSPLFVSLGLLAWSMTPSDVVEMSKELGSDYQVVRADQYFSLIREANGLSH
- a CDS encoding copper amine oxidase N-terminal domain-containing protein → MKSLKWLLILSFLVLPIATTVSGDAYAAGTVSGGTTSATNTGTTTSSGTTLIPCTSTDPGTTIDPNGATTDPNATTTTDPSITPDPSTTTPGTGTTPVPCTNVPVQTDRLDLTIASTNMLHNGSVYQSAQPVTSLNGRTFLPFSSIAARYGYKISYNAKTKESIATGTQHTLVFKIGSDMATRDGVQTKLAGPTFVSKGYLMVPLRSWGEMSDSTIAVVGKQITLKWSSIVIPPKPTAAFEVQPAEIYAGQTTVTYIDHGTNATGQPFVDERWENRMDIFPSAGTYIVTRQVEDSNGVWSDPYSVTVTVKAPNLPPVADFTTDKTQYRIGENITYTDISTDDENAIVRSTFSGNDKVFFEPGDKPVTLEVEDKNGLKSQVTKFITVTNEVLYTQDEYGRLFTAPGDIYTINGSDVLKYVTNKYTIQSEPAQMVRSNSPETLVQDGIAYQAQMTGKVRFMFHNVNKIGYSVTMHLVATNMGNSTVRVNKSAIGMGGPTASPELAGKLSTSRYLSSLASNPTPVWTSIAPGQTVEILPEIAKVPLKPNESFSSYADIFSDQELHYSVVVTAVGKDPVAELPNMTVMPRDGHVRGTFYNADRYIEITNTLGTEPEVVKVGDKVIDPFLDGIDETSGNLEYNEGNYGVLYRMHMSHVAPHTLISLNPRGGLYTGAFLVNGQLVTVSTLRNNTQATVLYRTGDKEEAVDIVFTVASGAYLPVAMVFAPLPQLRQ